The nucleotide window AAAGATGAACAGAGATCTCATTAGAGATCAACAGATGAACATACGCAATCAATTTTGATGACAGCACAAACCGTGAACCCtaactaaacaaaatatttttctctcaaaagaaTTCCATTCTTCTCATTAGTAGGCCTCTACTATTAAAAAGTGTATGtaattgttattatatttttagtttcaacaatcaaatatttgtgttaatttgttttctctctttttatagaAGTACCTACGTAATGGTCTTGATTTTAACTCTGAGCTTCCCCAAACCCAAATGTTAACTATTTGCCCTTTATAGGAGTTTCTCCAACTTAGCCGGCAATATATTGGATGATTATGCTTTTTCAGAGacttgtaaaaataaaaggtCTGCAGTTGCGTGGCCCTAAAAGCCGTGGAGGGCCTAAGGCCTCGAAGCACAAGATGGTGACCAGGAGCAGCCCGGAGGCCAAGGGCCTAGGCCCTTCATTGGCGGCTGAGCACGTCAGTCCCTGCTTGTCGACGAATGAGCGCGCGCCCATTGTTGAcgcgccaggccccgccccccgccgcagCCTCGCGGAATCCCGGCCGCGCCGTCCGCTGTCCCCCGAGGGGAGGCCTGGGCGGGCCGCTCCTGACCTCCGCTCCCTTCCTTTCCCGTCGCGGACCTCCCCGGGCTCTGCCACAGACTGTCGTCCCCTCGGTGGGCGGCTCCTCggccgcccggcccgccccgctTCGGGCCGCGCTGCCCAGGGCCTCCGGTCTGCGGCGGCCCAGCCGACGGCCACCGTCTTCGCCCTCGGCGTCGCCTCCGCCCGGCCGACGCCCCAGCGAGGCGCTGCCCGGTGCCATGTCCGCCTCCGGAGACCCGGGCCAGGCCCCAGGAGGCCAGGATAGCCCCGTGGGCGCCGTGGGGGCGTGGGCCCCAGTGGCCgctggcggtggcggcggcggcaaCGGGGTGGTCCTCGAGTCCGGGCCCCAGCAGGCGCAGGCGGCCGGAGTCGCCGGGTCGGCGGGAGGCGTCGGCATGGAGGTCGTGGGTCTCCATCTGGCCATCGACCCCGAGGGCGGCGGCGCCCACGCCGAGGAGGCCGAGGACGACTCGGACTTCGGGCCGGCGGACGAGGACGGGGAGGAGGCGCCGGAGGACGACCTGGACATCCTGGTGGACGCCCATCAGTTCCCCATGGTCAGTTTCCGTTTCATGTTCCTGGACTTGGTGCACTCGCTGCTGCACCGCATCAACTGCAACAACCATATCCTCGTGCGGCCCCGCGGCGGCGGCATGGTGGTCCCACCCCAGCCTCAGCTACGCGACAGCCTGGGCCAGCACCCCGTGCCCCTGGCTGCGCTGCCTACACCTGCAGCGGCCGCCGACGTCCACGAGTCCGAGGCCTCGTCCGAGGAGGAGGCCGACTGGGAGACGGCGGAGGAGCCGGACGAGGAGCCGGAGATGGGGCCGGCGGCCGCCGATGGTGAGGGGGGACCCGCGCGCTTCCTCCCGGGCTGCGGGCGGCCCTGCGGGCGGAGGGTCGGTCGGGGCCCCCCCAACCCAAGCCCAGAGCCCCCCCCTAACCCAAGCCCAGGGCCCGAACAGGAGCCCCCTTCCCTAGCGACCTAAGGTTTGGAGAACGAAACTTGCGGCCCTCTGGCAGCCTCGGCCAAGAGACCCGAGGGCCGCGGGGGCAGCGCGCGAGCACTCAGGTCAACGTTGgctcagaggggaggggagagggggcggggccaggcggagggtggggctggggtgagggggcggggccatATGAAGGGcggggccagggagagggaggggcgggCCAGGCGGAGGGCGGGgtcggggagggggaggggcgggccaggagggggtggggtcaggcggagggtggggctggggagagggggcggggccatATAAAGGGCGGGGCATATGAAGGGcggggccagggagagggaggggccggccagaagggggcggggccgggcggggccggggccgggcggagggcggggccagatgggggcggggccagatggagggagaggcccaggagagggaggggcgggccaggagggggcggggccaggcggagggcggggccggggagagggaggggtgggccaggcgggggcggggccaagcggagggcggggctgggggaggggcgggccaggccggggaggggccgggccTCGAGGGAAAGAGCCTGCCAATGGCACACCTCGTTTTTGTGcgtggcttttaaaaatgtcaagtctTAGTTTGTCCCCATCATGGTGAACTGATACGTGGTTGAGGAACTAATGAGCTTCACCATAGAATGTGTCGTGGGGGCAAAACATTTCTGACAAAAACTTAGAGAATGGGGCAGACCCTGATGATTCCAATCCCTTCTCCGAAGGGGCCAAAAATAGTCAGCAGCACAGGGTGGCAGGTGGACTGGAAAGAGTGTCACTGCGAAAGTAAGTGATACAGCGGCGCAACAGTGAGGGCCTTGGAGAGGCTGCATCAATGAGTAGGAAGCTTCCCAGCTGTCATTTTCAGAGTTACTGCtatcctcctgcttctcctgcggGTAGAGTACGGGATGTCACTATTCGCTATGCATCGGGTTGGTTTTTCCTGTGAATGTCTGCTCCAAAGTCTGTATTATTCTTCACCAAAGGGACAACTCCATACCAGTATGAAAACTCTGACAAAGAGGCCCAAGGctctgagagggggaaagaaaaagagaaatttgacaATAAACAAGACGGACCTAACTAGAAGGGATCCGGCCCAACAGAGAACAGGGCCAGAAAATCCAGGTATGGGTATAGCTTTGCACATCACCCGACCATTCCCGGCATTTACCTGTTACTGacagtcttcttctttttcagttctcCTAGTAAATTAAGAAGTTTGCTTAAGATcagtttaaaaattcagttttagcTGCTCAGAACATTAATAGAATACTAATGTATCTAGTAACAGAAATCACAGTATATTCTGAAATGTATTTCCGTGGCTGCTCATTCGTTCTTGTGAGGTCTTTTGTCCTCTACCTGTGAGACTACTAACGACCGGTAGAGGTATCAGTAGCCGAGACCAATATTTGTTTAGAGAACAGTTACCGGAAGCAGCCGCGCAAGTGGCTGGGCTGTGCACTAATTGGACCTTCCTTACTTGGCCATGGAAATGTACTGCCTTGTGCTAACTAGGAGACAATGCCTTTGCCAATGTGATTACATACAAATAGCAAAAAGTCGAGAATTTCAAGTAGGACCACATTTAATGATTAATACCTAATATTCAGGtgtagatttttgtattttatgtgaaAGTCTAAAGCAAGTTAGTCATAGTATGGTGATTACTTATCACTGAATTGGTAATGAAGTCTTGAGGTGTATCTtgtctttgaatatatttaaatgattaactttttttttgttttttgcatttccaCAGCTGTGTATTTCATTATCACAGCTTCTTTTTCATATGGTAGATATGGAAACCGAGGGTCTGGGAGAATAAGGGAGTAGCATTTGTGGAATGAGCATAGGCTTTTAAGGTGAAGAGATTTCCTTAAATCTCCGAATGGCCTCTCAAGGGTGGAGGGAAGCATTTACGGTGCTAGGCAAGAGGGAGACAAGGTTGGTAGGCTCACAAAATTGAAGCCATGGGTTGCACGAGCACCCTATACACAAGGGTACAGGTTACAAGAGTTAAATGTGTGGTACTCAACTTGAGATACAGCACACAAATGCAGCATGTACATAGAGCTAT belongs to Canis lupus familiaris isolate Mischka breed German Shepherd chromosome X, alternate assembly UU_Cfam_GSD_1.0, whole genome shotgun sequence and includes:
- the LOC102152736 gene encoding cancer/testis antigen 47A-like; this translates as MSARPLLTRQAPPPAAASRNPGRAVRCPPRGGLGGPLLTSAPFLSRRGPPRALPQTVVPSVGGSSAARPAPLRAALPRASGLRRPSRRPPSSPSASPPPGRRPSEALPGAMSASGDPGQAPGGQDSPVGAVGAWAPVAAGGGGGGNGVVLESGPQQAQAAGVAGSAGGVGMEVVGLHLAIDPEGGGAHAEEAEDDSDFGPADEDGEEAPEDDLDILVDAHQFPMVSFRFMFLDLVHSLLHRINCNNHILVRPRGGGMVVPPQPQLRDSLGQHPVPLAALPTPAAAADVHESEASSEEEADWETAEEPDEEPEMGPAAADGTTPYQYENSDKEAQGSERGKEKEKFDNKQDGPN